A single region of the Devosia sp. FJ2-5-3 genome encodes:
- a CDS encoding TIGR02281 family clan AA aspartic protease produces the protein MIFIGLALLIAVGIALLISADAGTLVGLTQTQTAQLIPLLIILIVFAGGLFSRRRQAGELIGALFLWVGIFAVVGVGYAYRDDLLGVVSRVSGELRPGVAIVDGERESATFRRGLGGHFEINATINGHETPMIFDTGASAVVLTQADAIAAGIDVSNLRFAVPVSTANGTGMAARTRLATIEVGGIVRQNLTAFVTESGALETSLLGMTFLETLSRYSVTQNSLELQD, from the coding sequence ATGATCTTTATTGGCCTGGCATTGCTGATCGCTGTCGGCATCGCGCTTCTGATCAGCGCCGATGCCGGCACGCTGGTGGGGCTGACGCAGACGCAGACTGCCCAGCTGATCCCGCTCCTGATTATTCTCATCGTGTTCGCGGGCGGTCTGTTTTCGCGGCGGCGGCAGGCGGGAGAACTGATCGGAGCGCTGTTTCTGTGGGTCGGCATCTTCGCCGTGGTCGGCGTAGGCTATGCCTATCGCGACGATCTGCTGGGGGTTGTCAGCCGGGTGAGCGGCGAATTGCGACCGGGCGTCGCCATTGTCGATGGCGAGCGCGAATCCGCAACATTCCGGCGCGGCCTGGGCGGGCACTTTGAAATCAATGCCACGATCAACGGGCACGAAACCCCGATGATCTTCGATACCGGCGCCAGCGCCGTCGTACTCACCCAGGCCGACGCGATCGCAGCGGGAATCGATGTCAGCAATCTGCGCTTCGCGGTGCCGGTTTCAACCGCCAACGGCACCGGAATGGCCGCGCGGACGCGGCTTGCCACGATCGAAGTCGGTGGCATCGTGAGGCAGAATTTGACGGCCTTCGTCACCGAAAGCGGGGCACTTGAAACCAGCCTGCTCGGGATGACATTCCTCGAGACCCTGTCACGCTACAGCGTGACGCAGAATTCGCTCGAATTGCAGGACTAA
- the dusA gene encoding tRNA dihydrouridine(20/20a) synthase DusA, whose product MTLEAPGSVVSLTTARRFSVAPMMEWTDLACRHLHRVLTRHSLLFTEMVTSAAIVHGDAERHLRFEPFEQPVAVQLGGSDPSELAAATRLADAFGYDEINLNVGCPSDRVQSGRFGACLMAVPDLVAECVRAMRDATDRPVTVKCRIGIDDQDIEESLDRFADKMAEAGVAALYVHARKAWLQGLSPKENRTIPPLDYPRVYRLRQRMAPLPMMINGGIETIDQALEHLEHMDGVMLGRAAYHNPMILAEVDSRIFGATTPAPDLARVMSEMTDYAETHLAKGGRLNQVARHMLGLANGRPGARLFRQILSVDACRPNAGPEVFERALAAVETQEIAVAV is encoded by the coding sequence ATGACGCTAGAGGCGCCAGGCTCCGTTGTCTCATTGACCACGGCTCGCCGGTTCTCCGTTGCACCGATGATGGAATGGACGGATCTGGCATGCCGTCACCTCCATCGCGTCCTGACGCGCCATAGCTTGCTGTTCACTGAAATGGTGACAAGCGCCGCCATTGTTCATGGCGATGCCGAGCGTCACCTTCGTTTCGAGCCCTTCGAGCAGCCCGTCGCCGTGCAGCTTGGCGGCTCCGACCCCAGCGAATTGGCCGCGGCAACCCGTCTTGCCGACGCTTTTGGCTACGACGAGATCAACCTCAATGTCGGTTGTCCGTCTGATCGCGTGCAATCGGGCCGTTTCGGTGCCTGCCTCATGGCCGTGCCCGATCTCGTAGCCGAATGCGTGCGCGCCATGCGCGATGCAACCGACCGGCCTGTCACCGTAAAGTGCCGCATCGGCATCGACGACCAGGACATTGAGGAAAGCCTCGACCGCTTTGCCGACAAGATGGCCGAGGCCGGCGTTGCGGCGCTTTATGTCCACGCGCGAAAGGCCTGGCTCCAGGGCCTCAGCCCCAAGGAAAACCGCACCATTCCGCCGCTCGACTATCCGCGCGTTTACCGCCTGCGCCAGCGCATGGCGCCACTGCCGATGATGATCAATGGCGGCATCGAGACGATCGACCAGGCGCTCGAGCATCTTGAGCATATGGACGGCGTCATGCTGGGCCGCGCCGCCTATCACAATCCGATGATCCTTGCCGAAGTGGACAGCCGCATTTTCGGCGCCACGACGCCCGCGCCCGATCTTGCGCGGGTCATGTCCGAAATGACGGACTATGCCGAAACCCATCTTGCCAAGGGCGGTCGGCTCAACCAGGTGGCGCGCCACATGCTGGGTCTGGCCAATGGCCGTCCGGGTGCCCGCCTGTTCCGGCAGATTCTCAGCGTCGACGCCTGCCGGCCCAATGCGGGTCCCGAAGTGTTCGAGCGCGCCCTTGCCGCCGTCGAGACGCAGGAAATTGCGGTCGCAGTTTGA
- a CDS encoding FGGY-family carbohydrate kinase, producing the protein MSNALPRHIAVIDIGKTNAKVVLIDAERGAQIEALSRPNEVVRDGLYPHADVEGLWDFILNSLAALQGAHRIDGISITTHGATAALVNETGLVLPVLDYEHAGPEASRPAYAQVRPGFAETLSPPLPNGLNLGAQIFWQQATFPAEFAAVTRILAYPQYWAWRLTGIAASEVTSLGCHTDLWSPEKNDFSSLVARSGWRPLFPKIRPAASVLGTVLPDVAARTGLGADIPVTCGIHDSNASLVPHLARKDTPFSVVSAGTWTICMTVGGDTAGLDEARDSLSNVDAHGRPVPTARFMGGREFDLLVPRIVEPSLDDIAAVIAADVRALPSFVPGVGPFGVTRGGWSVDPDGLSDGARTAAASLYLALMTRECLGLCGLGRMIIVEGPLARNRLFCAALGRLSGVPIHASGDSTGTSMGASLLFGGGSEAALGESIPPLEYAGFDDYAAKWRDRARSQN; encoded by the coding sequence ATGAGCAATGCCCTGCCCCGCCACATCGCCGTCATCGATATCGGCAAGACCAATGCCAAGGTGGTGCTGATCGACGCCGAGCGCGGCGCGCAGATCGAGGCGCTCAGCCGACCAAACGAGGTGGTGCGGGACGGATTGTACCCGCATGCCGATGTCGAGGGGTTGTGGGACTTCATCCTCAACAGTCTCGCCGCGCTCCAGGGTGCGCATAGGATCGACGGGATTTCCATAACCACGCATGGGGCCACCGCCGCGCTCGTCAACGAGACAGGCCTGGTCCTGCCGGTGCTGGACTATGAGCATGCCGGGCCAGAGGCATCGCGCCCAGCCTATGCGCAGGTGAGACCAGGCTTTGCCGAAACACTGTCTCCGCCCCTGCCCAACGGGCTTAATCTCGGGGCGCAGATTTTCTGGCAGCAGGCGACGTTTCCCGCCGAGTTTGCAGCGGTTACGCGGATCCTCGCCTATCCCCAATACTGGGCGTGGCGGCTTACCGGCATCGCTGCGAGTGAAGTGACGTCGCTGGGCTGCCATACAGATCTCTGGTCGCCCGAAAAGAACGACTTCTCCAGCCTTGTCGCGCGCAGCGGCTGGCGTCCGCTCTTCCCCAAAATCAGGCCGGCGGCGTCCGTACTGGGCACCGTCCTTCCCGATGTCGCGGCGCGTACCGGTCTTGGCGCCGACATTCCGGTGACCTGCGGCATCCACGATTCCAACGCATCGCTGGTGCCGCACCTCGCGCGCAAGGATACGCCGTTTTCAGTGGTCTCGGCCGGCACCTGGACGATCTGCATGACGGTCGGCGGGGATACGGCAGGTCTCGATGAAGCCCGGGATAGCCTCTCCAATGTCGATGCCCATGGCCGCCCCGTGCCCACCGCGCGGTTCATGGGAGGGCGGGAATTTGACCTCCTGGTGCCACGGATCGTCGAGCCGAGCCTCGACGACATCGCTGCGGTCATCGCGGCAGATGTGCGGGCGCTGCCAAGTTTCGTTCCAGGCGTCGGCCCATTTGGCGTGACCAGGGGCGGATGGAGTGTCGATCCCGATGGATTGTCGGACGGCGCGCGCACGGCCGCCGCATCGCTCTATCTGGCGCTGATGACCCGGGAATGCCTGGGGCTCTGCGGGTTGGGACGGATGATCATCGTCGAGGGCCCCCTCGCCCGCAACCGCCTGTTCTGCGCCGCATTGGGACGATTGAGTGGCGTGCCCATCCACGCGTCGGGTGACAGCACCGGAACCAGCATGGGCGCCAGCCTGTTGTTCGGAGGCGGCAGCGAAGCTGCGCTGGGGGAATCAATCCCGCCGCTCGAATATGCCGGCTTCGATGACTATGCCGCCAAATGGCGTGACCGCGCACGAAGCCAGAACTGA
- a CDS encoding universal stress protein yields the protein MYTHIVCAVDGSELSTKALRHALALAKSFNARLSVLTVTDPSVIVAPGAEIMMVDTASILADLDKAKEESAKGILTDAGRIAQDEGVAVNPVYLPGHHAAEGIVTTAKNINADLIVMGSHGRRGLGRLLLGSQAAEVLAHSDTPVLIVK from the coding sequence ATGTATACTCATATCGTCTGCGCCGTCGACGGCTCGGAGCTCAGCACCAAGGCGCTGCGCCACGCTCTTGCCCTGGCCAAATCTTTTAACGCCCGGCTTTCCGTGCTGACCGTAACTGACCCATCCGTGATCGTGGCACCGGGTGCCGAGATCATGATGGTCGACACGGCCAGCATTCTCGCCGATCTCGACAAGGCAAAGGAAGAGTCGGCCAAGGGTATCCTGACCGATGCCGGTCGCATCGCCCAGGATGAGGGCGTTGCGGTCAATCCAGTCTATCTGCCCGGCCATCACGCAGCCGAGGGCATCGTCACGACCGCAAAGAACATCAATGCCGATCTGATCGTCATGGGCTCGCATGGGCGCCGCGGTCTCGGCCGCCTGCTGCTCGGCAGCCAGGCCGCGGAGGTGCTGGCTCATTCCGACACGCCGGTGCTGATCGTCAAATAG